A single Bifidobacterium asteroides DNA region contains:
- a CDS encoding DUF4193 domain-containing protein, translated as MAQDYDTPRDKDEDEESLQELGKSGQDAGADLDDDENAIAEDYELPGADLSNEDSSVTVIPMQGDEFICSNCFLVKHRSQLAYTTPDGKPVCKECAA; from the coding sequence ATGGCACAGGATTACGATACCCCGCGAGACAAGGACGAAGACGAGGAATCCCTGCAGGAGCTGGGCAAAAGCGGCCAGGATGCCGGGGCCGATCTGGACGACGACGAGAACGCCATCGCCGAGGACTACGAGCTGCCGGGCGCCGACCTGAGCAATGAGGACTCTTCGGTGACTGTCATTCCCATGCAGGGCGATGAATTCATCTGCTCCAACTGCTTCTTGGTCAAACACCGGAGCCAGCTGGCCTACACAACCCCCGACGGCAAGCCCGTCTGCAAGGAGTGCGCCGCCTAA
- the dut gene encoding dUTP diphosphatase, translating into MAYDESYNEPETVEVLFESLDGAEVPEYAMPGDAGADLRARVAVDLAPFQRALVPTGVALALPNGYVGLVHPRSGLAVKMGVTVLNAPGTIDAGYRGEIKVPLINLDPHEPVHFEPGERIAQLIIQRYVQARFVPAERLPGSVRSDAGFGSTGR; encoded by the coding sequence ATGGCCTACGACGAGTCCTACAACGAGCCAGAAACGGTCGAGGTCCTGTTCGAATCCTTGGATGGGGCCGAGGTGCCGGAATACGCCATGCCTGGCGATGCAGGAGCCGATCTGCGAGCCAGGGTGGCCGTGGATCTGGCCCCCTTCCAGCGGGCACTGGTTCCCACCGGTGTCGCTCTGGCCCTGCCCAACGGGTACGTCGGCCTGGTTCACCCACGCTCGGGGCTGGCAGTCAAGATGGGGGTGACCGTGCTCAACGCGCCAGGAACCATCGATGCCGGGTACCGGGGCGAGATCAAGGTGCCGCTGATCAACTTGGATCCGCATGAGCCGGTTCACTTCGAGCCTGGGGAGCGCATTGCCCAGCTGATCATTCAGCGCTACGTGCAGGCCCGTTTCGTGCCCGCAGAACGTCTGCCTGGCTCGGTGCGTTCGGATGCCGGATTCGGCTCGACGGGCCGATGA